Proteins from a genomic interval of Pseudophryne corroboree isolate aPseCor3 chromosome 4, aPseCor3.hap2, whole genome shotgun sequence:
- the LOC134911027 gene encoding homeobox protein Mix.1-like — MAGYSQERGDFYSPCFSTSPNEMDFSGPPSLHMDLCMDPMQQEDFQQPCVKEEAITPDATDSRSVPTTQPKMMGSQPQATVTAVCQRRKRTVYNQAQLDSLERYFRINMYPDIHHREQLAKQMSLPESRIQVWFQNRRAKARRKGVKTSNPLALEERYSSMLGDKYWDTPAASSHVSMAQPQQMATTQQQMPPLRNMHQNMVQAPEYRGYPQYSCSVARDRLMMEQSSPRLYPQNVPSNLHMGNQQPLYNNATSVMAFSGHVMDPGRGHIQVPMQNNCTMDYPTFPANNAMAAESLSSRPIPASSCTRANAPMLPGIQQDYSKQSSPISDSGVSDRSTEYGSDWDNDFTSVLGGL, encoded by the exons ATGGCTGGATACAGCCAGGAGCGTGGAGACTTCTACTCGCCTTGTTTTTCCACCAGTCCCAATGAAATGGATTTTTCGGGTCCGCCGTCTCTTCACATGGATTTGTGTATGGACCCTATGCAACAGGAGGACTTCCAGCAGCCCTGTGTTAAAG AAGAAGCTATCACCCCAGACGCTACTGACAGTAGATCTGTGCCAACCACGCAGCCCAAAATGATGGGTAGCCAGCCACAAGCCACGGTCACAGCAGTGTGCCAACGCCGGAAGAGGACGGTCTACAATCAGGCCCAACTGGATTCTCTAGAGAGATACTTTAGGATCAACATGTACCCTGATATCCACCACCGGGAACAGCTGGCCAAACAAATGTCCCTGCCAGAGTCCAGGATCCAG GTCTGGTTCCAGAACAGGAGAGCTAAGGCCAGGCGAAAGGGAGTCAAGACGAGCAACCCCCTCGCTTTGGAGGAGCGCTACTCTAGCATGCTGGGGGACAAGTACTGGGATACCCCAGCAGCCTCTTCCCATGTGTCTATGGCACAGCCGCAACAGATGGCCACAACCCAGCAGCAGATGCCACCATTGAGGAACATGCACCAGAACATGGTCCAGGCTCCAGAATACCGGGGATACCCTCAGTACTCCTGTTCAGTAGCCAGGGACAGGCTAATGATGGAGCAATCATCTCCCAGACTTTATCCCCAGAATGTGCCATCTAACCTCCACATGGGGAACCAACAACCCCTCTACAATAACGCCACCTCGGTGATGGCCTTCAGTGGTCATGTTATGGACCCTGGCAGAGGGCACATCCAAGTGCCCATGCAGAACAACTGTACCATGGACTATCCCACGTTCCCGGCCAACAATGCCATGGCTGCTGAGAGTCTGAGCAGCCGACCGATCCCTGCCAGTTCCTGCACCAGAGCCAATGCCCCGATGTTGCCAGGGATTCAGCAGGACTACAGCAAGCAAAGCTCTCCCATCTCAGATTCCGGCGTCAGCGACAGATCCACCGAGTACGGATCAGACTGGGATAACGATTTCACGTCTGTCCTGGGGGGTCTGTGA